One Ruficoccus amylovorans genomic window carries:
- a CDS encoding circularly permuted type 2 ATP-grasp protein, translating into MHFDNYTTDGFFDEMFEAPGKVRPHYKVLAERFDRLSDEEFEEKRQAVDLSFLRAGVTFTVYSDNQGTERIMPFDLIPRIIPAGEWELLERGLKQRLEALNLFLHDIYHDQKILKDNVIPPSYVLSSKDFRREMVGVDVPRNIYIHICGTDLIRDDKGQYLVLEDNGRCPSGVSYVLENRAAMRRAFPNLFPAAGVRPVEHYSEDLLKMLKYISPVQDREPTVAILTPGVYNSAYFEHCFLARQMGVEIVEGRDLVVRDYKVYMRTTKGLQQVDVIYRRINDDFLDPSVFNPDSLLGVPGLLNAVRAGNIGLANAIGTGVADDKVMYYFVPRMIKYYLDQDPILPNVETYLPSEKKDYDFVINNLDKLVVKSANEAGGYGMLMGPWASKEEIAKFHDDIQKNPRNYIAQNPISLSRHPTYCGEAGFEGRHIDLRPYIICGEDIKITPGGLTRVALRKGSLVVNSSQGGGAKDTWVLYKE; encoded by the coding sequence ATGCACTTTGACAACTACACTACGGACGGTTTTTTTGACGAAATGTTCGAGGCGCCCGGCAAGGTCCGCCCGCATTATAAAGTATTGGCCGAGCGATTTGACCGGCTGAGCGACGAGGAGTTCGAGGAGAAACGGCAGGCGGTGGACCTGTCCTTCCTGCGGGCCGGGGTGACCTTCACCGTTTACAGCGACAATCAGGGGACGGAGCGCATCATGCCCTTCGACCTGATCCCGCGCATCATCCCCGCCGGGGAGTGGGAGCTGCTGGAGCGCGGCCTCAAGCAGCGGCTGGAGGCGCTCAACCTTTTCCTGCACGACATTTACCACGACCAGAAAATCCTCAAGGACAACGTCATCCCGCCCAGCTACGTGCTCAGTTCAAAGGATTTTCGCAGGGAAATGGTCGGGGTGGACGTGCCCAGAAACATTTATATTCACATCTGCGGCACCGACCTGATCCGTGACGACAAGGGCCAATACCTTGTACTGGAGGACAATGGCCGCTGCCCCTCCGGCGTCTCCTATGTGCTGGAAAACCGCGCTGCCATGCGCCGGGCCTTCCCGAACCTTTTCCCCGCTGCCGGGGTCCGTCCGGTCGAGCATTATTCCGAGGACCTGCTGAAAATGCTCAAGTACATCTCCCCGGTGCAGGACCGCGAGCCGACCGTGGCCATTCTAACGCCGGGCGTGTACAACAGCGCCTACTTCGAGCACTGTTTCCTTGCCCGTCAGATGGGCGTCGAAATCGTCGAAGGTCGCGACCTGGTCGTGCGCGACTACAAGGTCTATATGCGCACGACCAAGGGCCTGCAACAGGTGGACGTGATTTACCGGCGCATCAACGACGACTTCCTCGACCCGAGCGTCTTCAACCCGGACTCCCTGCTCGGCGTGCCTGGCCTGCTCAACGCCGTGCGCGCGGGTAACATCGGACTGGCCAACGCCATCGGCACCGGCGTGGCCGACGACAAGGTGATGTACTACTTCGTGCCGCGCATGATCAAGTACTACCTCGACCAGGACCCGATCCTGCCCAACGTCGAGACCTACCTGCCTTCGGAGAAAAAGGACTACGACTTTGTCATCAACAACCTCGATAAGCTCGTGGTCAAGTCGGCCAACGAGGCCGGCGGCTACGGCATGTTGATGGGCCCCTGGGCCTCGAAAGAGGAGATCGCGAAGTTCCACGACGACATCCAGAAGAACCCGCGCAACTACATCGCGCAAAACCCGATCTCGCTCTCGCGCCACCCGACCTACTGCGGAGAGGCCGGTTTCGAGGGCCGCCACATCGACCTGCGCCCGTACATCATCTGCGGCGAGGACATCAAGATCACGCCCGGCGGGCTGACCCGTGTGGCCTTGCGCAAGGGCTCGCTCGTCGTCAACTCGTCCCAGGGCGGTGGTGCCAAAGACACCTGGGTGTTGTATAAGGAGTAA
- the cydB gene encoding cytochrome d ubiquinol oxidase subunit II yields the protein MDLNTIWFILVGVLLTGYAMLDGFDLGVGALHLFVKKDEDRRMLLNAIGPVWDGNEVWLVTGGGALFAAFPEVYATAFSGFYDAFMLLLFSLIFRACAIEFRSKEPGRLWRSCWDGGFAVGSILAAFLIGVAMGNVTWGIPLDENHEFVGNFLGLLHPYALFLGVTTVALFMMHGNIYLIMKTEGALQEKLKRWVKITIPVYITCFLIFNVWTIFACPHIESVMHKRPVELGIVFVLAVLVVANIPREVHKGRYFLSFLSSCAGMGLLMLLFALSVYPNMIFSNPNPANSLNIYNGSSSEGTLQIMFWIALIGVPIVITYTSCVYYIFRGKVKLTEESY from the coding sequence ATGGATCTCAACACCATCTGGTTTATTCTCGTCGGGGTACTTCTCACCGGCTACGCCATGCTGGACGGCTTCGACCTCGGCGTGGGCGCACTCCACCTCTTTGTCAAAAAGGACGAAGACCGGCGCATGCTGCTCAACGCCATCGGCCCGGTCTGGGACGGTAACGAGGTCTGGCTCGTCACCGGCGGCGGCGCGCTCTTTGCGGCTTTCCCCGAAGTCTATGCGACGGCCTTTTCCGGTTTCTACGACGCGTTCATGCTGTTGCTGTTCTCGCTGATTTTCCGCGCCTGCGCCATCGAGTTCCGCAGCAAGGAGCCGGGCCGTCTCTGGCGCTCCTGCTGGGACGGTGGTTTCGCCGTGGGCAGCATCCTGGCGGCTTTCCTCATCGGGGTGGCCATGGGCAACGTCACCTGGGGCATCCCGTTGGACGAGAACCACGAGTTTGTCGGGAATTTCCTCGGCCTGCTGCATCCCTACGCGCTGTTTCTTGGGGTGACGACGGTGGCGCTGTTCATGATGCACGGCAATATCTACCTCATCATGAAGACCGAGGGCGCCTTGCAGGAAAAGCTCAAGCGCTGGGTCAAGATCACGATCCCGGTTTACATCACCTGCTTCCTGATTTTCAACGTCTGGACAATTTTCGCCTGCCCGCACATCGAGAGCGTGATGCACAAGCGCCCGGTCGAGCTTGGGATCGTGTTCGTGCTGGCGGTCCTGGTCGTGGCGAACATCCCCCGCGAGGTTCACAAGGGCCGATACTTCCTGTCCTTCCTCAGCTCCTGCGCCGGGATGGGTCTCCTCATGCTCTTGTTCGCGCTGAGTGTGTACCCGAACATGATTTTCTCCAACCCCAACCCCGCCAACAGCCTCAACATCTACAACGGCTCCTCCTCGGAGGGCACGTTGCAGATCATGTTCTGGATTGCGCTGATTGGTGTGCCGATCGTAATCACCTACACCTCCTGCGTGTACTATATTTTCCGTGGCAAGGTGAAACTGACCGAAGAAAGTTACTGA
- a CDS encoding cytochrome ubiquinol oxidase subunit I — translation MDVEILSRIQFAFTIAFHYIYPVFSIGLGLFLVIVQLFWLKTRRPIYHNMARFWTRIFGLTFAVGVASGIVMEFEFGTNWATYSRFVGDVFGSPLAIEGLYAFFLESGFLAVLLFGWDKVGPYTHFFATLMVCLGSHFSAVWIVVANSWMQTPAGFVLAEKVKVTADGMHHPMTADLAAGTFSIQEIPLPADYVVQADQLDNVRAVITDFWGMVLNPSSIDRLTHVILGCWLAGAFLVISISAYYLLRRRHTEFAKTSLKIALVMGTTASLLQLWSADSTARGVADNQPIKLAAIEGLAESQTEAPLGLFGVVSWEKDAEGNITGINESSVKIKGLLSILVSGEFMDMTKAAETEVKGLYELPSDEFLLTRYPDATPEELAKIRPEYWPNVPVVFQTYHLMIACGMALIGLSVLGCVLWKAGYLFNVDKKWTRAFLWILVFSVFIPQIANQAGWFTAEMGRQPWVVYEILKTSEGLSKAVKAHQVLSSLIGFFLIYTLLFFVFLYTLNRKVKHGPRDDESIKVLPEKWQKIVKIEHGPTLDE, via the coding sequence ATGGACGTCGAAATCCTCTCGCGGATCCAGTTCGCCTTCACGATTGCTTTTCACTACATCTATCCGGTTTTCAGTATCGGGTTGGGGTTGTTTCTGGTCATCGTGCAGCTATTCTGGCTGAAAACAAGGCGGCCGATCTACCACAATATGGCGCGTTTCTGGACGCGGATATTCGGTCTGACCTTCGCCGTCGGGGTCGCCAGCGGTATCGTGATGGAGTTCGAGTTCGGCACGAACTGGGCCACCTACTCGCGCTTCGTGGGGGACGTATTCGGCAGCCCGCTGGCTATTGAGGGGCTTTACGCCTTCTTCCTGGAGTCGGGTTTCCTAGCCGTGCTGCTCTTTGGCTGGGACAAGGTCGGCCCGTACACGCACTTTTTCGCCACCCTGATGGTTTGCCTCGGCTCGCACTTCAGCGCCGTGTGGATCGTGGTGGCCAACTCCTGGATGCAGACCCCCGCCGGTTTCGTCCTGGCGGAGAAGGTCAAGGTCACCGCTGACGGCATGCACCACCCGATGACCGCCGACCTGGCCGCGGGCACCTTCAGCATTCAGGAAATCCCGCTGCCCGCCGACTACGTCGTGCAGGCCGACCAGCTCGACAACGTCCGGGCCGTCATCACCGACTTCTGGGGCATGGTGCTCAACCCGTCCTCCATCGACCGGCTGACTCACGTCATCCTCGGTTGCTGGCTGGCTGGGGCCTTCCTTGTTATCAGCATCAGCGCCTACTACCTGCTGCGCCGCCGCCACACGGAGTTCGCCAAGACCTCGCTCAAGATTGCCCTGGTCATGGGGACGACCGCCTCCCTGCTCCAGCTCTGGAGCGCCGACTCAACCGCCCGTGGCGTAGCCGACAACCAGCCGATCAAGCTCGCCGCCATCGAAGGCTTGGCCGAGTCGCAGACGGAGGCCCCGCTGGGACTCTTCGGAGTGGTCAGTTGGGAGAAAGATGCCGAGGGCAACATCACTGGCATCAACGAAAGCTCGGTCAAAATCAAGGGCCTGCTGAGCATCCTCGTCTCCGGTGAGTTCATGGACATGACCAAGGCGGCCGAGACGGAGGTCAAGGGCCTTTACGAGTTGCCTTCGGACGAGTTTCTCCTGACCCGTTACCCGGATGCCACGCCGGAGGAGCTGGCCAAAATCCGCCCCGAGTACTGGCCGAACGTGCCGGTTGTTTTCCAGACCTACCACCTGATGATCGCCTGCGGCATGGCCCTGATCGGCCTTTCCGTCCTGGGCTGCGTCCTGTGGAAAGCCGGGTACCTCTTTAACGTGGACAAGAAATGGACGCGCGCCTTTCTGTGGATTCTGGTCTTCTCGGTTTTCATCCCGCAGATCGCGAATCAGGCGGGGTGGTTCACGGCTGAGATGGGTCGCCAGCCCTGGGTCGTGTACGAAATTTTGAAAACCTCCGAGGGGCTTTCCAAGGCGGTCAAGGCCCACCAGGTGCTCAGTTCGCTGATCGGCTTTTTCCTGATCTACACGCTGCTTTTCTTCGTCTTCCTCTACACGCTGAACCGAAAAGTCAAACACGGCCCGAGGGACGACGAGTCCATCAAGGTGCTGCCTGAAAAGTGGCAGAAGATCGTGAAGATCGAGCACGGGCCGACCTTGGACGAATAA
- a CDS encoding transglutaminaseTgpA domain-containing protein produces the protein MNTFTQTDFHRLKWLLGQLLALIAFWAMLDLDFGNQPLLLFFGFLIALTVCAPGLPGRIAPLFWRAMTPALILVVGLDFLLHGQEFLKPLVRMVMLLSVYRCLQYRSRREDLQLVLLCLFILVIAGVLTVSLSFGAQMLLFTPLAMVLLFVVNILESSQATKLTRADWKGFRWGAFLRRLRLSMDYRLIGFAAVLFAGVVTVSSVIFVTIPRFRIDQALPFLQMAGTSMSGFSDIVRYGDVSRLQNDDRIAMRVEVPNANNIPSNPYWRMVVLDEYTEQGFRMSHWVKRKGGEMGEGNLVAADYWGREPEGNEGDWIFYMEGNVSEYLPLLGPFSQMRFQIQKKNKFRTFPRLNIVSLETVNPSRFAYSVSGMNKGDRISATEMEQFELIEHDPVASPRIELDREMPRSGLEYPATTRALPYREEDRAYLEGLVQEITGGEEMDAQTFIAAALKWLHGHYRYSRSLREMYMQEGDPLILWMQQDDRGWCEHFAGAFALLARSAGFPSRLVAGFAGAEWNGYEDYLVVRNRNAHAWVEVYDREGNWLRVDPTPQSGLEAPGGPGMETASVGRFSGWLAWIDSIRMVWYRRVISFDEGDQARLAQNLKGYSERTYGQARSWLREQINAFKSWLTQGWNREKILRIALGVSAVCFLFLAMRFVVLWLRSLMHRRSSRPGMQVFDPQRKRAGKLLARYRPVREHLLAHPPEAEDGTAWEETYQALLAVRFGEQSQRPAAKVTFRQARRLLRRARRQGWC, from the coding sequence ATGAACACCTTCACGCAGACCGATTTTCACCGCCTGAAGTGGCTGCTGGGGCAACTGCTGGCCCTGATTGCGTTCTGGGCCATGCTCGACCTGGATTTCGGGAACCAGCCGCTGCTCTTGTTTTTCGGTTTTCTGATTGCGTTGACGGTGTGCGCTCCGGGGCTGCCGGGGCGGATTGCACCGCTGTTCTGGCGGGCCATGACGCCTGCGCTCATCCTTGTGGTGGGGCTGGACTTCCTGCTGCACGGGCAGGAGTTTCTCAAGCCGCTGGTGCGGATGGTCATGCTGCTGTCGGTTTACCGTTGCCTGCAGTACCGCAGCCGCCGCGAGGACCTGCAACTGGTCCTGCTGTGCCTGTTCATCCTCGTCATCGCGGGTGTGCTGACCGTGTCGCTGTCCTTCGGGGCGCAGATGCTGCTCTTTACGCCCCTGGCCATGGTGCTGCTGTTTGTCGTCAATATCCTGGAGTCGAGCCAGGCGACCAAGCTCACCCGCGCCGACTGGAAGGGCTTCCGTTGGGGGGCGTTCCTGCGCCGCCTGCGCCTGAGCATGGACTACCGGCTGATCGGGTTCGCCGCCGTGCTGTTCGCGGGCGTTGTCACCGTCAGCAGCGTGATTTTTGTGACCATCCCGCGCTTCCGTATCGACCAGGCTCTGCCCTTCCTGCAAATGGCGGGCACGAGCATGAGCGGGTTCAGCGACATCGTGCGCTACGGGGATGTCAGCCGCCTCCAGAACGACGACCGCATCGCCATGCGCGTCGAGGTGCCCAATGCCAACAACATCCCCTCCAATCCCTACTGGCGGATGGTCGTGCTCGACGAATACACCGAGCAGGGCTTCCGCATGTCGCACTGGGTCAAGCGCAAGGGGGGCGAAATGGGGGAGGGCAACCTGGTGGCTGCCGATTACTGGGGGCGGGAACCGGAAGGCAACGAGGGGGACTGGATCTTTTACATGGAGGGTAACGTCAGCGAGTACCTTCCACTGTTGGGGCCGTTTTCGCAGATGCGTTTCCAGATCCAGAAAAAGAATAAGTTTCGGACTTTCCCCCGGCTCAACATCGTGTCGCTGGAAACGGTCAACCCCTCCCGCTTCGCCTACTCGGTCAGCGGCATGAACAAGGGGGACCGGATCAGCGCGACCGAGATGGAGCAATTCGAGCTGATCGAGCACGACCCCGTGGCCTCGCCCCGGATCGAACTCGACCGCGAGATGCCCCGTAGCGGTCTGGAATACCCGGCCACCACCCGTGCGCTCCCGTACCGGGAGGAGGACCGCGCCTACCTGGAGGGGCTGGTGCAGGAGATCACCGGGGGGGAAGAGATGGATGCGCAGACGTTCATCGCGGCGGCGCTGAAGTGGCTGCACGGGCACTACCGTTACAGCCGCAGCCTGCGGGAAATGTACATGCAGGAGGGCGATCCCCTCATCCTGTGGATGCAGCAGGATGACCGTGGCTGGTGTGAGCACTTTGCCGGGGCTTTCGCCTTGCTCGCACGCTCGGCGGGTTTCCCGTCGCGGCTGGTGGCCGGGTTTGCCGGGGCCGAGTGGAACGGCTACGAGGATTACCTCGTCGTGCGCAACCGCAACGCCCACGCCTGGGTCGAGGTCTATGACCGTGAGGGCAACTGGCTGCGGGTGGACCCGACGCCGCAGTCCGGGCTGGAAGCTCCTGGCGGTCCCGGCATGGAGACGGCCTCGGTGGGACGTTTTTCCGGCTGGTTGGCCTGGATCGACAGCATCCGCATGGTCTGGTACCGCCGGGTCATCAGCTTTGACGAGGGCGACCAGGCCCGGCTGGCCCAGAATCTCAAGGGTTACTCCGAGCGAACCTACGGTCAGGCCCGTTCCTGGCTGCGGGAGCAGATCAACGCCTTTAAATCCTGGCTGACTCAGGGCTGGAACCGCGAAAAAATCCTCCGGATCGCGCTCGGCGTCTCCGCCGTCTGTTTCCTGTTTCTGGCAATGCGTTTCGTCGTGCTGTGGCTGCGTTCGCTCATGCACCGCCGGAGTTCCCGGCCCGGAATGCAGGTCTTTGACCCCCAACGCAAGCGGGCCGGAAAGTTGCTGGCGCGTTATCGTCCGGTGCGGGAGCACCTGCTCGCCCATCCTCCGGAAGCGGAGGACGGTACCGCCTGGGAGGAGACCTATCAGGCGTTGCTGGCAGTACGCTTTGGCGAGCAGAGCCAGCGCCCCGCCGCCAAGGTGACATTCCGCCAGGCCCGCCGATTGCTTCGCCGCGCACGCCGCCAGGGCTGGTGCTGA
- a CDS encoding DUF58 domain-containing protein: MSTWAEPNPSAARPGDWADPGFFSSRLSRESGFWRLLWIMVLPPEGSRIIPTPAGYALILVALGLGTAAYNTASNILFMALSLLLSSLILSGFLSWLNFKGTRWRLNLPTQFRVGEKADLQIELRNTKALLPTYNICFNVRTRGPGKKERVFLDSRLNAGEQRRLGWIYRPQERGRDTIIVSGLESQFPFGFLRKIVGGGIKHPITVFPARIDYTFQPPVGHHARRRGEASRRPGGGAELINIRRYQQGDSQRLVHWKASARLRRLMIRQMAEENRDGYLVFVESPASLWSEEGKLHAQTAERFEKLCSFAGSLAEDLFRQGSLIAYAINDEPVSPVKRLHDLNAFLLKLSTLAPVEHYQPSPEITSYNLITFRPGVGASVHAYVGGNSVGTA, encoded by the coding sequence GTGAGCACCTGGGCAGAGCCGAACCCCTCGGCGGCGCGTCCCGGCGACTGGGCCGATCCGGGCTTTTTCTCCTCGCGGCTGAGCCGTGAGAGCGGTTTCTGGCGGCTGCTGTGGATCATGGTCCTGCCGCCGGAGGGCAGCCGGATCATTCCGACTCCGGCCGGTTACGCGCTCATTCTGGTGGCGCTGGGCCTGGGCACGGCCGCCTACAACACCGCCAGCAACATCCTCTTCATGGCACTCTCACTGCTGCTTTCGAGCCTGATCCTGAGCGGCTTCCTGAGCTGGCTCAACTTCAAGGGCACCCGCTGGCGGCTGAACCTGCCCACGCAATTCCGGGTGGGGGAGAAGGCCGACCTGCAAATCGAGCTGCGCAACACCAAGGCGCTCCTGCCGACCTACAACATCTGCTTCAACGTGCGTACACGTGGTCCGGGCAAGAAGGAACGCGTCTTTCTGGACTCACGGCTCAATGCCGGGGAACAGCGCCGTTTGGGGTGGATTTACCGTCCGCAGGAGCGGGGCAGGGACACGATTATTGTCTCGGGGCTGGAGTCGCAGTTCCCGTTCGGCTTTCTGCGCAAAATCGTCGGTGGAGGCATCAAGCACCCAATCACGGTTTTCCCGGCGCGGATCGACTACACCTTTCAGCCGCCGGTCGGGCACCACGCCCGTCGGCGCGGGGAGGCCAGCCGTCGTCCCGGCGGCGGGGCCGAGTTGATTAATATCCGGCGCTACCAGCAGGGCGACTCTCAGCGGCTGGTGCACTGGAAGGCATCGGCCCGCCTGCGCCGCCTGATGATCCGGCAGATGGCGGAGGAAAACCGCGACGGTTACCTCGTCTTCGTCGAGTCCCCGGCCTCGCTCTGGTCGGAGGAGGGGAAGCTGCATGCGCAGACCGCGGAGCGTTTTGAGAAGCTGTGTTCCTTTGCCGGGAGCCTGGCCGAAGATCTGTTTCGACAGGGTAGCCTGATCGCATACGCGATCAACGACGAGCCGGTCAGCCCGGTCAAGCGCCTGCACGACCTCAATGCCTTTCTGCTCAAGCTGTCCACGCTGGCCCCGGTCGAGCACTACCAGCCTTCGCCCGAGATCACCAGCTACAACCTGATCACTTTCCGCCCCGGCGTGGGGGCGAGCGTCCACGCCTACGTGGGCGGTAACTCTGTCGGCACGGCCTGA
- a CDS encoding AAA family ATPase, which yields MSTPSKPIPAPRIKETLDNLRHNIGTVIRGKDEVVRQVVVSLVAGGHVLIEDLPGVGKTTLAYCLARSVDCTFSRIQFTSDLLPSDVIGVSIYDDQLKEFVFKKGPIFANIVLADEINRTTPKTQSSLLEAMDRGKVTVDGQTYTVGSPFLVFATQNPVDYEGTFPLPESQMDRFHMRLQMGYPQYEDELEILMRNASRGSYDTIDIGPVVTKKEVQEIQHFTPQVFVEESILHYMLKLVQATRTESEFEAGISTRGTLALKLAAQANALVEGRGFVIPEDVSGVLRAVFTHRLHLRRQTSDPMEERRLVEGILNRMLDNIPVPT from the coding sequence ATGAGTACCCCCTCGAAGCCCATCCCCGCTCCGCGTATCAAGGAAACCCTCGATAATCTGCGGCACAACATCGGCACCGTCATTCGCGGCAAGGACGAGGTGGTGCGACAGGTGGTGGTTTCACTGGTTGCCGGGGGGCATGTGCTGATCGAGGACTTGCCGGGGGTGGGCAAGACCACGCTAGCCTATTGCCTGGCGCGGTCGGTGGACTGTACCTTTTCGCGCATTCAGTTCACCAGCGACCTGCTGCCCAGTGACGTGATCGGGGTCTCTATCTACGACGACCAGCTCAAGGAATTTGTTTTCAAGAAAGGCCCGATCTTCGCCAACATCGTGCTGGCCGACGAGATCAACCGCACCACGCCGAAGACCCAGTCCAGCCTGCTCGAAGCCATGGACCGGGGCAAGGTCACCGTGGACGGGCAGACCTACACCGTGGGCTCGCCCTTCCTCGTCTTCGCCACGCAGAACCCGGTCGATTACGAGGGGACTTTCCCGCTGCCCGAGAGCCAGATGGACCGCTTTCACATGCGCCTCCAGATGGGCTACCCGCAGTACGAGGACGAGTTGGAAATCCTCATGCGCAACGCCAGCCGGGGCAGCTACGACACGATCGACATCGGGCCGGTGGTGACGAAAAAGGAGGTGCAGGAGATCCAGCACTTCACGCCGCAGGTTTTTGTCGAGGAGAGCATCCTGCACTACATGCTCAAGCTCGTGCAGGCCACGCGGACCGAGAGCGAGTTCGAGGCCGGGATCAGCACGCGCGGGACGCTCGCGCTCAAACTCGCCGCCCAGGCCAACGCCCTGGTCGAGGGCCGGGGCTTCGTCATCCCCGAGGATGTCAGCGGGGTGCTCCGGGCGGTCTTTACCCACCGGCTGCACCTGCGTCGCCAGACCTCCGACCCGATGGAGGAACGCCGTCTGGTTGAGGGCATTCTCAACCGCATGCTCGACAACATTCCCGTCCCGACGTGA
- a CDS encoding DUF7577 domain-containing protein encodes MYSVKPGRGPSLMGGVGGIVAAVFGIIWTIGAASMGAPVFFTAFGAVFVLAALGMAAYNFFNATSKNRLSNFDITSGHEEHDPLAQALGYERRERHPHDHRRPPGQHQAPPTGNPRKYPGEHCPFCGAKVEPNFDFCPRCGKDI; translated from the coding sequence ATGTACAGCGTAAAACCCGGGAGAGGCCCTTCCCTGATGGGCGGAGTCGGCGGCATTGTCGCTGCCGTTTTTGGCATCATCTGGACCATCGGAGCCGCTTCGATGGGCGCACCGGTTTTTTTCACGGCGTTCGGGGCCGTGTTCGTCCTCGCCGCGCTCGGGATGGCCGCGTATAATTTTTTCAACGCCACCAGCAAAAACCGCCTGAGCAATTTCGACATCACCTCCGGCCACGAGGAACACGACCCCCTCGCTCAGGCCCTTGGCTATGAACGCCGCGAGCGCCATCCACATGACCACCGCCGCCCGCCCGGCCAGCACCAAGCCCCGCCGACCGGCAATCCGCGCAAGTACCCCGGCGAGCACTGTCCCTTCTGCGGCGCGAAGGTCGAGCCCAATTTCGACTTCTGCCCCCGTTGCGGCAAGGATATTTAA